A genome region from Bacteroides stercoris ATCC 43183 includes the following:
- the gyrA gene encoding DNA gyrase subunit A, with protein sequence MLEQDRIIKINIEEEMKSSYIDYSMSVIVSRALPDVRDGFKPVHRRILFGMMGLGNTSDKPYKKSARVVGEVLGKYHPHGDSSVYGALVRMAQPWAMRYMLVDGQGNYGSVDGDSAAAMRYTECRLQKIGEEMMQDLDKETVDMQTNFDDSLLEPTVMPTRIPNLLVNGASGIAVGMATNMPTHNLSEVIDACVAYIDNNDIDIEDLMTYVKAPDFPTGGYIYGMSGVREAYMTGRGRVVMRAKAEIETSSTHDKIVVTEIPYGVNKAELIKSIADLANEKKIEGISNANDESDREGMRIVIDVKRDANASVVLNKLYKMTLLQTSFGVNNVALVHGRPRLLNLKDLIKYFVEHRHDVVIRRTQYDLRKAKERAHILEGLIIASDNIDEVIKIIRAAKTPNDAISGLMERFELTEIQSRAIVEMRLRQLTGLMQDQLHAEYEEIQKQIAYLEEILVNDELCRKVIKDELIEIKTKYGDERRSEIVYSSEEFNPEDFYADDEMIITISHMGYIKRTPLSEFRAQNRGGVGSKGTETRDEDFVEHIYPATMHNTMMFFTQKGKCYWLKVYEIPEGTKNSKGRAIQNLLNIDSDDAVNAYLRVKNLNDQDFINSHYVLFCTKNGVIKKTLLEQYSRPRQNGVNAITIREDDRVIEVRMTNGDNEIIIANRNGRAIRFHESAVRVMGRTATGVRGMTLDEDGQDEVVGMICIKDPETETIMVVSEQGYGKRSDIEDYRKTNRGGKGVKTMNITDKTGKLVTIKSVTDENDLMIINKSGITIRLKVADVRIMGRATQGVRLINLEKRNDEIGSVCKVTSETEEDIIAEEDSDASEKTQNDIVNNENEE encoded by the coding sequence ATGCTTGAACAAGACAGAATTATAAAGATTAACATCGAGGAGGAAATGAAGTCTTCGTACATTGACTACTCCATGTCGGTCATTGTTTCACGTGCCCTTCCGGATGTTAGAGATGGTTTTAAACCTGTTCACCGAAGAATTCTTTTCGGTATGATGGGACTGGGAAATACGTCGGATAAACCCTATAAGAAATCTGCGAGAGTTGTCGGTGAGGTATTAGGTAAATATCACCCGCACGGTGACTCATCCGTATATGGCGCTCTCGTCCGTATGGCACAGCCGTGGGCTATGCGCTACATGCTTGTAGACGGACAAGGCAACTACGGTTCTGTGGACGGTGACAGCGCAGCCGCCATGCGTTACACGGAATGCCGCTTGCAAAAGATTGGAGAAGAAATGATGCAGGATCTTGATAAAGAGACTGTAGACATGCAAACCAACTTCGATGACTCGTTGCTGGAACCTACCGTAATGCCGACCCGCATTCCGAACCTTCTTGTTAACGGTGCTTCCGGTATCGCCGTAGGTATGGCCACGAATATGCCGACCCATAATCTGTCCGAAGTGATAGATGCCTGCGTCGCATATATCGACAATAATGATATCGACATCGAAGATTTGATGACTTACGTCAAAGCTCCCGACTTCCCGACAGGCGGTTATATATATGGTATGAGCGGTGTGCGCGAAGCCTACATGACTGGTCGCGGACGTGTCGTAATGCGCGCCAAGGCTGAGATTGAAACATCTTCCACGCATGACAAAATCGTCGTAACCGAAATTCCTTACGGAGTAAATAAGGCCGAATTAATCAAATCCATCGCCGATTTAGCCAACGAAAAAAAGATAGAGGGCATTTCCAATGCCAACGACGAGTCTGACCGCGAAGGTATGCGCATCGTCATCGACGTAAAACGCGATGCCAACGCCAGTGTAGTGCTGAACAAGCTCTACAAGATGACATTGTTGCAGACTTCTTTCGGCGTAAACAACGTGGCATTGGTACACGGGCGTCCTCGATTGCTGAACCTGAAAGACCTCATCAAGTATTTCGTAGAGCATCGTCACGACGTAGTTATCCGCCGTACACAATATGATTTGCGTAAAGCTAAAGAACGTGCCCATATCTTAGAAGGTTTGATTATCGCATCGGACAATATTGACGAGGTAATCAAAATCATCCGTGCCGCCAAAACTCCGAATGACGCAATCAGCGGTTTGATGGAGCGTTTTGAATTAACTGAAATCCAATCGCGCGCCATCGTAGAGATGCGTCTGCGCCAGTTAACCGGACTCATGCAGGACCAACTCCATGCCGAGTATGAGGAAATCCAAAAGCAGATTGCTTATCTGGAAGAAATCCTTGTTAACGACGAACTCTGCCGCAAGGTTATCAAAGATGAATTAATCGAGATTAAAACTAAATACGGTGATGAACGCCGCTCTGAAATAGTTTATTCGTCGGAAGAATTCAACCCGGAAGATTTCTATGCAGACGATGAAATGATTATTACCATTTCTCATATGGGATATATCAAGCGTACGCCGTTAAGCGAATTCCGTGCCCAAAACCGCGGTGGGGTAGGTTCTAAGGGAACAGAGACACGCGATGAGGACTTTGTAGAACATATATATCCTGCAACAATGCACAATACCATGATGTTCTTCACTCAAAAAGGTAAGTGCTATTGGCTGAAAGTATATGAGATACCCGAAGGAACCAAAAATTCTAAGGGACGCGCCATTCAGAACCTATTGAATATAGACTCTGATGACGCCGTAAATGCATACCTGCGCGTGAAGAACCTGAACGACCAGGATTTCATTAACAGTCATTATGTACTGTTCTGCACAAAGAATGGCGTCATTAAGAAAACATTGCTCGAACAATATTCCCGTCCTCGCCAAAATGGTGTCAATGCCATTACAATCCGCGAAGATGACCGCGTAATCGAGGTGCGCATGACTAACGGTGACAATGAGATTATCATTGCCAATCGCAACGGACGTGCTATCCGTTTCCACGAAAGTGCCGTACGCGTAATGGGACGTACAGCTACCGGTGTACGCGGCATGACGCTCGATGAAGACGGGCAAGACGAAGTTGTCGGAATGATTTGCATCAAAGACCCTGAAACTGAGACAATCATGGTTGTGTCAGAACAAGGATACGGTAAACGTTCTGATATTGAGGATTATCGTAAGACAAACCGTGGCGGTAAAGGTGTAAAAACTATGAATATCACCGATAAAACCGGCAAACTGGTAACAATCAAGTCTGTAACAGACGAGAATGATTTAATGATTATCAATAAATCGGGTATCACCATCCGTCTGAAAGTAGCAGATGTTCGTATAATGGGACGTGCTACGCAGGGAGTACGACTGATTAATCTTGAAAAACGTAATGATGAAATTGGATCCGTATGTAAAGTTACCTCGGAAACCGAAGAGGATATCATTGCAGAAGAGGATAGCGATGCATCAGAAAAAACTCAGAACGATATAGTAAACAATGAAAATGAAGAATAG
- a CDS encoding tetratricopeptide repeat protein, protein MKRVLFSMVLLLAAGFTFAQEKSVKEAKSIANDVKPDFAQAEKLINEALNNAETKDNAETWDVAGFIQKRINEKEMENAYLRKPYDTLKVYNSALNMCKYYFKCDELAQIPNEKGKIKNKFRRSNSAAILAARPNLINGGIQFFNLDKNKEALDFFATYVDIAINPMFEKENLLQTDTVLPQIAYYASLAAAKMEDYPSVLKYAPYAKEDKEVGKYAMEFISTALKAQGDTVKWIASLKDGIQKYPEHSFFFGHLIDYYSNNNKFDEAMQFADDMLAKDPNNTFYLYVKGYLYHNMKDYEKAIEFYNKTIEVDPNYAEAYSNLGLIYCLQAQDFSEKATTDVNNPKYKEDQATLKVFYEKARPNYEKARELKPEQKDLWLNGLYRVYYNLQMGPEFDEIEKLMQ, encoded by the coding sequence ATGAAAAGAGTATTATTTTCAATGGTTTTACTACTTGCGGCAGGCTTTACCTTCGCTCAGGAAAAGAGCGTGAAAGAGGCAAAAAGCATCGCTAACGACGTAAAACCGGATTTTGCACAAGCAGAGAAGCTCATCAATGAAGCTCTGAACAATGCTGAAACCAAAGACAACGCCGAAACATGGGATGTAGCCGGCTTTATTCAAAAGAGAATCAATGAAAAGGAAATGGAGAATGCTTATTTAAGAAAGCCTTATGATACTCTTAAAGTGTATAACAGCGCACTGAATATGTGCAAATACTACTTTAAATGCGATGAACTTGCACAGATTCCTAACGAAAAAGGTAAAATCAAAAATAAGTTCAGAAGATCGAACAGTGCTGCTATATTAGCTGCGCGTCCCAACCTGATTAACGGTGGTATCCAGTTCTTTAATTTAGATAAGAATAAAGAGGCTTTGGATTTCTTCGCAACTTATGTAGACATTGCCATCAATCCTATGTTTGAAAAGGAGAATCTGCTTCAAACAGATACTGTATTGCCCCAAATTGCTTATTATGCAAGCTTAGCTGCAGCCAAAATGGAAGATTATCCAAGCGTGTTGAAATATGCACCTTATGCAAAGGAGGACAAAGAAGTGGGTAAATATGCCATGGAATTTATTTCTACAGCATTGAAAGCTCAAGGTGATACTGTCAAGTGGATCGCTTCCTTAAAAGATGGTATCCAAAAGTATCCTGAACATTCATTCTTCTTTGGACATCTGATTGATTATTATAGCAATAATAATAAGTTTGACGAAGCAATGCAGTTTGCAGATGATATGTTGGCTAAAGATCCTAATAACACATTCTATTTGTACGTAAAAGGATACCTTTATCATAACATGAAAGATTATGAAAAAGCCATTGAATTCTACAACAAAACCATTGAAGTAGATCCTAACTATGCAGAAGCATATTCCAACTTGGGCTTAATCTATTGCCTGCAAGCTCAGGATTTCTCTGAAAAAGCTACTACTGATGTCAATAATCCAAAATACAAAGAAGACCAAGCTACACTGAAAGTTTTCTATGAAAAGGCAAGACCTAATTATGAAAAAGCAAGAGAACTGAAACCTGAACAGAAAGATTTGTGGCTAAATGGATTATACAGAGTTTATTATAACTTACAAATGGGTCCTGAATTTGATGAAATAGAAAAATTGATGCAATAA
- a CDS encoding universal stress protein produces the protein MEDKLVTLAILTYAKAQILKNVLENEGIETYIHNVNQIQPVVSSGVRVRIKESDLPHALKITESSAWLSEEVVGEKMPQIEKGSNKVLIPVDFSSYSLKACEFGFNFAKNIDAEVVLLHVYFTPIYATSLPYGDVFNYQLSDEENVRNILQKVHSDLNALSDKVKAKVTSGEFPDIKYTCVLREGIPEEEILRYSKENRPRIIIMGTRGKNQKDIDLIGSVTAEVIERSRVPVLAIPENTPFKEFNAVKRIAFITNFDQRDLIAFDSLINSLKPFCFSVSLIHLADVKDTWNEIKLGGIKEYFQKQYPQLEIHYDVVKNDDFLNSLDEYIKTNHIDIITLTSYKRNIFSRLFNPGIARKMIFHSDTPLLVIYGRPN, from the coding sequence ATGGAAGATAAATTAGTAACATTAGCGATTCTTACGTATGCTAAGGCACAAATACTAAAGAATGTTCTCGAAAATGAAGGTATTGAGACTTACATTCATAATGTAAATCAAATACAGCCGGTTGTATCTTCCGGTGTGCGTGTTCGTATAAAAGAAAGCGACTTACCGCATGCTTTGAAAATTACGGAAAGCTCGGCATGGTTGTCCGAAGAAGTAGTGGGAGAGAAGATGCCCCAAATAGAGAAAGGCAGTAATAAGGTCTTGATTCCTGTCGATTTTTCAAGTTATTCATTGAAAGCATGTGAGTTCGGTTTTAATTTTGCAAAAAACATAGATGCTGAAGTAGTTTTGCTTCATGTATATTTTACACCTATCTATGCGACTTCATTGCCATACGGTGATGTTTTTAACTATCAGTTGAGTGATGAAGAGAATGTCCGGAATATATTGCAGAAAGTACATTCGGATTTGAATGCTTTGTCCGATAAAGTAAAAGCTAAAGTTACATCCGGAGAGTTTCCTGATATAAAATACACTTGCGTATTGAGAGAAGGCATTCCAGAAGAAGAGATATTACGCTATTCTAAAGAAAATCGTCCGAGAATTATCATCATGGGAACGCGTGGTAAGAATCAGAAAGATATTGATTTGATTGGTAGTGTAACCGCTGAAGTTATCGAGCGTAGTCGCGTACCGGTTTTAGCCATTCCGGAGAATACACCGTTCAAAGAATTTAACGCTGTAAAACGTATTGCATTTATTACGAATTTTGACCAGCGCGATTTGATAGCTTTTGATTCATTAATTAATAGTTTAAAGCCATTTTGCTTCTCTGTTTCTTTAATACACTTAGCTGATGTAAAAGACACTTGGAATGAGATAAAGTTGGGTGGCATTAAAGAGTATTTCCAAAAACAGTATCCGCAATTGGAAATTCATTATGATGTAGTGAAGAATGATGATTTCCTTAATAGCTTGGATGAATATATTAAAACTAATCACATAGATATTATTACATTGACATCATATAAGCGAAATATATTTTCTCGTTTGTTTAATCCAGGAATTGCCAGAAAAATGATTTTCCATTCTGATACACCATTGCTGGTTATCTATGGGCGGCCTAATTGA